Proteins found in one Paenibacillus dendritiformis genomic segment:
- a CDS encoding 2-phosphosulfolactate phosphatase → MQVDVIASVNEARAIELANRTVIVIDVLRATSTIITALAHGASGILPVETVQQAKQAARDGDITGGERNCKKIPGFDAGNSPFEYMGESVYGKRVVLTTSNGTRAIHKASKADVILAGAFLNASECARTAYQLRKDIAVLCAGTQDEFAFEDALCAGLIVAELFRLGRQEQEMRTNDLGSILVSAYRHHEGAIPEALLACSGGMRLAKLGYANDVEYCAGIDTVSVVPVWVQQMMLPFAT, encoded by the coding sequence ATGCAAGTCGATGTCATAGCTAGCGTCAATGAAGCAAGAGCGATTGAACTGGCGAACCGAACGGTCATCGTCATCGATGTGCTTCGGGCGACGAGCACCATCATTACGGCGCTGGCGCACGGGGCATCCGGCATCCTGCCGGTCGAAACGGTGCAGCAGGCCAAGCAGGCTGCCCGTGACGGGGACATAACGGGAGGCGAGCGTAATTGCAAAAAAATACCGGGCTTCGATGCCGGCAATTCTCCGTTCGAATATATGGGCGAGAGCGTGTACGGGAAGCGTGTCGTGCTGACGACGTCGAACGGGACGCGGGCCATCCACAAGGCGTCGAAGGCCGACGTCATATTGGCCGGCGCCTTCCTGAACGCGTCGGAATGCGCGCGTACCGCCTACCAATTGCGCAAGGACATTGCGGTATTATGCGCCGGCACGCAGGATGAGTTCGCCTTCGAGGACGCTCTATGCGCCGGTCTCATCGTCGCCGAGCTGTTCCGGCTTGGCCGCCAGGAACAGGAGATGCGTACGAATGACCTCGGGAGCATTCTCGTCAGCGCCTATCGCCACCATGAAGGAGCGATTCCGGAGGCGCTGCTCGCCTGCTCCGGCGGCATGCGCCTTGCGAAGCTGGGCTACGCCAATGATGTCGAATACTGCGCCGGCATCGATACGGTGTCGGTCGTACCGGTGTGGGTTCAGCAGATGATGCTTCCATTTGCGACATAG
- a CDS encoding DUF441 domain-containing protein, protein MNGELVLVILIVVGLVSRSPIITTAACILLIVKLVHLERYLPAIERRGLELGLLFLTIAVLVPFAAERITAEHLWSTLTSWPGILALTGGAIATSMNGRGLELLKNDPQMIVGLVAGSLIGIVLLRGVPVGPLMAAGITALLLTISRWIIDKF, encoded by the coding sequence ATGAATGGCGAGTTGGTACTGGTTATACTCATTGTTGTCGGACTGGTCAGCCGTTCTCCGATCATTACGACGGCTGCATGCATTCTGCTTATCGTTAAGCTCGTACATCTGGAACGGTATCTGCCTGCCATCGAGCGGAGAGGACTGGAATTGGGGCTATTGTTCCTGACGATAGCCGTGCTTGTCCCCTTCGCCGCCGAGCGGATTACGGCCGAACATCTCTGGAGCACACTGACATCTTGGCCGGGAATTCTCGCGTTGACCGGCGGGGCCATCGCCACGTCCATGAACGGCCGCGGCCTGGAACTGCTGAAAAATGATCCGCAGATGATCGTCGGCCTTGTTGCCGGGTCTCTGATCGGGATCGTTCTATTGCGGGGCGTGCCCGTGGGCCCGCTAATGGCGGCCGGAATTACCGCCTTGCTCTTGACCATTAGCCGATGGATTATTGATAAGTTCTAG
- a CDS encoding aspartate kinase → MALYVMKFGGSSVGTVERMKRVAERIVEKKLEGHQCVVVVSAMGDTTDDLIDQAKSINDQLPAREMDMLLSTGEQISVSLLSMAIQKLGHASMSMTGWQAGFRTDATHGKARITDIVPERVQSALQAGNIVIVAGFQGMTEGGEITTLGRGGSDTTAVALAAAIEADVCEIYTDVDGIYSTDPRIVRRARKLKEISYDEMLELANLGAAVLHPRAVEYAKHNKVCLVVRSSFNYNEGTYVKEEAKMEQGVVVSGIAYDKNVARISVLGVADLPGVLARMFGALADEQIDVDIIVQSGVTNGEADFSFTTALHDRDRAVQVLENIRSEVPYREVTSEADLVKISIVGAGMVSHPGVAAQMFRVISETGVSIKMVSTSEIKVSCVVSNGKLNDIIGALHTSYGLDAVEEAFVGGPKDRR, encoded by the coding sequence GTGGCACTATACGTTATGAAGTTCGGTGGCAGCTCCGTCGGCACGGTCGAACGGATGAAGCGGGTTGCCGAACGGATCGTAGAGAAAAAATTAGAAGGCCACCAATGTGTTGTCGTTGTGTCTGCCATGGGCGATACGACGGATGATTTGATTGATCAAGCGAAAAGTATAAACGATCAACTTCCGGCCCGTGAGATGGATATGCTGCTGAGTACGGGCGAGCAGATCTCGGTGTCCTTGCTGTCGATGGCCATCCAGAAGCTGGGCCATGCGTCCATGTCGATGACGGGTTGGCAGGCGGGCTTCCGGACCGACGCCACGCATGGGAAGGCGCGCATTACGGACATTGTTCCGGAGCGCGTGCAATCGGCTCTGCAAGCGGGGAACATTGTCATCGTCGCCGGCTTCCAAGGCATGACCGAGGGCGGTGAGATTACGACTCTCGGCCGCGGCGGATCCGACACGACGGCGGTCGCGCTGGCTGCGGCGATTGAAGCTGATGTGTGCGAAATCTATACGGATGTCGACGGAATCTATTCTACCGATCCGAGAATCGTGCGCCGTGCGCGCAAGCTGAAGGAGATCTCCTACGATGAAATGCTGGAGCTGGCCAATCTTGGCGCGGCGGTTCTTCACCCCCGGGCTGTAGAATATGCGAAGCATAACAAGGTCTGTCTCGTCGTGCGATCAAGCTTCAATTACAATGAAGGGACCTATGTGAAGGAGGAAGCGAAGATGGAGCAAGGGGTGGTCGTTAGCGGCATCGCCTATGACAAAAATGTGGCACGCATCAGTGTTCTCGGCGTCGCCGATCTTCCGGGGGTACTCGCTCGCATGTTCGGCGCGCTCGCCGATGAGCAGATCGATGTAGATATCATCGTTCAGAGCGGGGTAACGAACGGGGAGGCCGATTTCTCGTTCACGACGGCGCTGCATGACCGGGATCGCGCTGTTCAGGTGCTGGAGAACATCCGGAGCGAAGTTCCTTACCGCGAAGTGACCTCTGAAGCCGATCTGGTCAAAATCTCGATCGTCGGCGCAGGCATGGTCAGCCACCCTGGCGTCGCGGCGCAAATGTTCCGCGTCATCTCGGAGACGGGCGTCAGCATTAAAATGGTAAGCACGTCCGAGATCAAAGTCTCCTGCGTCGTGTCCAACGGCAAGCTGAATGATATTATTGGTGCACTTCACACTTCATACGGCCTGGATGCGGTAGAGGAAGCGTTCGTCGGCGGTCCGAAAGACCGCAGATAA
- a CDS encoding transposase: MNGWSNVGTLEELMSQYPTEESCIPALFALKWPHGFRCPNCRHTRAYVIRTRRLPLYECSDCQHQTSLMAGTILEGSRTSLRKWIAAIWLVSHPAAGINAVRLSSMLKVTYKTAWAMLHKIRIAISCADEEERLDHRVFGFIAFNGPRQYPNVDLAPREQPIIVAASLDSNGEERQYKMKQVNRQHMSGKLLLPCGRDHFIAEHVTATESMISIIRQRFRVKQNSPLYTVFRRAQRWLCDTFRGISGKYLQYYLDEFCYRENAIALQEAGWEPLAAICCADNGARRRYLWRATSSQTHDRYLIAA; encoded by the coding sequence ATGAATGGGTGGTCGAACGTCGGTACGTTGGAGGAGTTAATGAGTCAGTATCCTACAGAAGAATCATGCATTCCTGCCCTGTTTGCGTTGAAATGGCCTCACGGCTTTCGCTGCCCGAACTGCCGGCATACCCGCGCCTATGTAATCCGGACGCGGCGGCTTCCTCTGTATGAATGCAGCGACTGCCAACACCAGACGTCTCTGATGGCCGGTACGATCCTGGAAGGAAGCCGGACCTCTCTGCGGAAATGGATCGCTGCGATCTGGCTTGTCTCTCATCCTGCTGCAGGAATTAATGCGGTTAGGCTGAGCTCTATGCTTAAGGTTACCTATAAAACTGCATGGGCGATGCTGCATAAGATTCGTATAGCGATTAGCTGTGCCGATGAGGAAGAACGGCTTGATCATCGTGTGTTTGGCTTTATTGCCTTTAATGGCCCGCGCCAATATCCCAATGTCGATCTGGCTCCACGGGAGCAGCCGATTATCGTGGCAGCCTCGCTGGATTCGAACGGAGAGGAACGGCAATATAAAATGAAGCAGGTTAACCGGCAGCATATGTCCGGGAAGCTGTTGCTTCCTTGCGGCCGCGATCATTTTATCGCAGAACATGTCACTGCGACCGAGTCCATGATCTCGATCATTCGCCAACGATTTCGGGTAAAGCAAAACAGTCCATTGTATACTGTGTTCCGACGTGCGCAACGTTGGTTATGCGATACGTTCCGCGGGATAAGCGGCAAGTATTTGCAGTATTATTTGGACGAATTTTGTTACCGGGAAAATGCTATCGCACTCCAGGAGGCAGGATGGGAACCCTTGGCGGCGATATGCTGTGCCGATAACGGGGCAAGACGCCGGTACTTATGGAGAGCTACCTCCTCTCAAACCCACGATCGCTATCTTATAGCTGCCTGA
- the efp gene encoding elongation factor P: protein MISVNDFKTGLTVEVDGDIFTVLDFQHVKPGKGAAFVRSKLKNLRNGNTVEKTFRAGETLAKAQIDNREVQYLYNSGDEYTFMDNETYDQFNLTKDQLEWELNFLKDNMIVHISSYQGEIIGINLPNSVELKVVETEPGVKGNTATGATKNATVETGLNVQVPLFINEGDVLLIDTREGKYISRA, encoded by the coding sequence ATGATATCAGTTAACGATTTTAAGACAGGATTGACAGTTGAAGTGGACGGAGATATTTTTACGGTCCTCGATTTCCAGCATGTGAAGCCGGGCAAAGGCGCTGCGTTTGTGCGCTCCAAGCTGAAAAACCTGCGCAACGGCAACACGGTGGAGAAAACGTTCCGCGCGGGCGAGACGCTTGCGAAGGCGCAAATCGACAACCGCGAAGTACAGTACCTGTACAACAGCGGAGATGAATATACGTTCATGGATAATGAGACCTATGATCAGTTCAATCTGACGAAGGATCAGCTCGAATGGGAACTGAACTTCCTCAAAGACAACATGATCGTTCATATCAGCAGCTACCAAGGCGAGATTATCGGCATCAATCTCCCGAACAGCGTTGAGCTGAAGGTTGTCGAGACCGAGCCAGGCGTCAAGGGCAACACAGCGACAGGCGCAACCAAAAACGCGACCGTGGAAACCGGCCTCAACGTTCAAGTGCCGCTGTTCATCAACGAAGGAGACGTCCTTCTGATCGACACGCGAGAAGGCAAATATATTTCCCGCGCCTAA
- a CDS encoding M24 family metallopeptidase, translating into MSQHRITRLREAMEARGLEALFVTSAVNRRYLTGFTGSSGYVFITADRAVLMTDFRYTTQASDQAKHMQVVEHAPKMTDTLKQLLSEAGLTRIGFEQEHVTYSTYAAYSEQLQGIELVPVGGLVEDLRMIKDAEELAVMREAAELADRTFSHILGFIKPGVREKDLALEMEFFMRKHGATSSSFDTIVASGERSALPHGVASERVIQGNEFIKFDFGALYNGYCSDLTRTVVLGTPSDKHRDIYNIVLEAQLNALAHIRPGMTGREADALARDIIKRHGYGDQFGHSTGHGVGMEIHEMPRLASSSDDVLTPGMTVTVEPGIYLPGFGGVRIEDDIVITDSGIEIMTQSTKELLVLDM; encoded by the coding sequence ATGAGTCAACACCGCATTACTCGATTGAGAGAAGCGATGGAAGCTCGCGGCTTGGAAGCATTGTTTGTGACCAGTGCGGTTAACCGGCGTTATTTGACCGGATTTACCGGATCTTCAGGCTACGTCTTCATTACAGCCGATCGGGCGGTTCTAATGACGGATTTCCGTTACACGACGCAAGCATCGGATCAGGCGAAGCATATGCAAGTGGTGGAGCACGCGCCGAAAATGACAGACACACTGAAGCAGCTGCTGTCCGAGGCGGGCCTGACCCGAATCGGCTTCGAGCAGGAGCATGTGACGTATTCGACATATGCCGCATACAGCGAGCAACTGCAAGGGATCGAACTGGTTCCGGTCGGCGGACTGGTAGAAGATCTGCGGATGATCAAGGATGCGGAGGAACTGGCGGTAATGAGGGAAGCTGCCGAACTGGCCGACCGAACCTTCAGTCACATTCTTGGCTTCATCAAGCCTGGCGTGCGGGAGAAGGATCTCGCATTGGAAATGGAATTTTTCATGCGCAAGCATGGGGCCACATCCAGCTCGTTCGATACGATCGTCGCATCCGGAGAGCGTTCGGCGCTTCCGCACGGCGTGGCGAGCGAACGGGTCATTCAAGGCAACGAATTCATTAAATTTGATTTCGGCGCATTGTACAACGGCTACTGTTCCGATCTGACACGGACTGTCGTTCTCGGCACTCCGTCGGATAAACACCGGGACATTTATAATATTGTACTGGAAGCACAGCTGAATGCGCTGGCTCACATCCGTCCGGGCATGACGGGACGGGAAGCTGACGCGTTGGCGCGCGATATTATCAAGCGCCATGGATATGGCGATCAGTTCGGACACAGCACCGGGCACGGCGTAGGCATGGAAATCCATGAAATGCCTCGTCTTGCTTCTTCGTCCGATGATGTGCTCACCCCGGGCATGACGGTAACGGTCGAGCCGGGCATCTATTTGCCGGGCTTCGGCGGTGTGCGCATTGAGGACGATATTGTCATTACGGACAGCGGAATTGAGATTATGACTCAATCGACCAAGGAACTGCTCGTATTGGACATGTAG